From the genome of Aspergillus fumigatus Af293 chromosome 1, whole genome shotgun sequence, one region includes:
- a CDS encoding homoserine acetyltransferase family protein: MTDQDYETFKLGDWELQSGEKIRDAHLAYKTFGDPSSPAIVYPTWFSGREDKVLNPKKYFIIIPALFGNGQSSSPSNQPNAGPFPKCSFYDNVRAQHKLVTEHFGIRHLRAVIGWSMGGAQTYQWATQYPEFMDVAIPFCGSAKTSLHNQVFLEGVKSALLAAKHVPSAGSGKIGDLKADQTLGTWSAEDREIGLRAFARVYAGWGFSQAFYREKLYETALGYKDLEDFMQNFWEKWALSKDPDNLLVMLQTWQNGDVSQQEPYNGNFEKAIASIKAKILVMPGKTDLYFPPEDSEHEVSCMQSGIGTLRVIPSIWGQRFLTILKHRLGWWSWRQQR, from the exons ATGACTGACCAAGATTACGAGACATTTAAGCTAGGAGACTGGGAACTGCAGAGTGGGGAGAAGATACGTGATGCACATCTTGCGTACAAGACGTTTGGAGACCCAAGCTCCCCCGCAATTGTCTACCCCACATGGTTTTCCGGGA GAGAGGACAAAGTCCTGAATCCGAAAAAGTATTTCATCATCATACCTGCGCTCTTTGGAAACGGCCAGtcctcatctccatccaacCAGCCCAATGCTGGCCCATTTCCGAAATGCTCTTTCTACGACAATGTTCGCGCCCAGCACAAGCTTGTCACAGAGCACTTTGGAATCCGGCATCTACGTGCAGTGATCGGCTGGTCAATGGGAGGAGCACAAACCTATCAATGGGCGACTCAGTACCCCGAGTTCATGGATGTGGCAATTCCTTTTTGCGGATCCGCAAAAACATCGCTGCATAACCAGGTATTTTTGGAGGGCGTAAAGAGCGCTTTGCTTGCAGCGAAGCACGTCCCATCAGCGGGTTCGGGGAAGATTGGCGATCTAAAGGCCGATCAGACTCTGGGGACATGGAGTGCTGAGGACAGAGAGATTGGGTTGAGAGCTTTTGCTAGAGTGTATGCTGGCTG GGGTTTCAGCCAGGCCTTCTACCGGGAGAAGTTGTATGAGACAGCACTCGGCTACAAGGATCTGGAGGACTTTATGCAAAACTTCTGGGAGAAGTGGGCTTTGTCCAAAG ACCCAGATAATCTGTTGGTGATGCTTCAGACCTGGCAGAATGGGGACGTGTCCCAGCAGGAACCATACAATGGTAATTTTGAGAAGGCTATCGCCTcgatcaaggccaagatccTGGTGATGCCAGGAAAAACGGATCTGTATTTCCC TCCTGAGGACTCTGAACATGAAGTCTCCTGCATGCAATCTGGCATTGGAACTCTTCGAGTCATTCCTTCTATCTGGGGTC AGAGATTTCTGACGATCCTCAAACACAGACTGGGCTGGTGGTCCTGGAGACAGCAAAGATGA